The genomic window CTCCACCGGATTGGATTTCTCTCAGAATTTTTTCCTTCATTGATGCCTTTTCAGTAAAAATATACATGGCAAGTGGCTTTGGTTTTGCTTTTACAAAATCTTTTATCTCTTCATAGCTGTCAAATTTCAAAACCGGTAAAATAGGACCAAATATCTCATCCTCCATTATTTTATCCTCTTTTTGCGCTTCAACAATAGTTGGATAAATCGTCAATGTTTCTGTATCTGTTCTGCCACCAAAAATCACATTGCTTTCATTTATAAGCTGCGTTAATCTTTTAAAATGTCTAAAATTGATAATTTTTGAGTAATTCTTTGTGAAATTTTTCATCGATGTGTATCTTTTTGTCTCTTCAATAAGTAATTTCATAAATTTTTTGTAAATTTTCTTTTCAACGCATACATAGTCAACAGCCACACAGGTTTGGCCTGCATTAAAAAACTTTCCCCAGACTATTCTCTTTGTTGCTGTTTTTAGTTTGGCATCGTTAAGTATAATAGCGGGTGATTTACCGCCTAATTCAAGCGTAACAGGTGTTAGGTGTTCTGATGCTTTTTTCATTACAATCTTTCCAACTGCAGTGTTTCCTGTAAAAAATATTTTGTCAAATTTTTCATTCAAAAGACTTTCTGCAATCTCTTTTGGTCCAACAACCGCCGACACATATTCGGATGGGCAACAATTATCTATAATTTCTTTGATAAGACTTTCACTATTTGGGGCTATCTCAGATGGTTTTACAACTGCGGTGTTGCCTGCTGCAATTGCACCGATCAATGGCAAAAATGTTAAATGAAATGGATAGTTCCATGGGCTTAAAATCAA from Hippea jasoniae includes these protein-coding regions:
- a CDS encoding aldehyde dehydrogenase family protein, producing MRWIIEKQRDFFNTTKTYDLNTRLSCLKKLKRCIKKYEKDIYDALYNDLRKPRFEAYVGEVGFIIREIDFVLKHLKDWVKPQKVKTELVNIPAESFIYRQPYGVCLILSPWNYPFHLTFLPLIGAIAAGNTAVVKPSEIAPNSESLIKEIIDNCCPSEYVSAVVGPKEIAESLLNEKFDKIFFTGNTAVGKIVMKKASEHLTPVTLELGGKSPAIILNDAKLKTATKRIVWGKFFNAGQTCVAVDYVCVEKKIYKKFMKLLIEETKRYTSMKNFTKNYSKIINFRHFKRLTQLINESNVIFGGRTDTETLTIYPTIVEAQKEDKIMEDEIFGPILPVLKFDSYEEIKDFVKAKPKPLAMYIFTEKASMKEKILREIQSGGVTINDTLIHLSSSLLPFGGIGSSGMGSYHGWFSFEEFSQKRAVVDRSTAIDIPLRYPPYGSVKFYSVKKIFYK